One Mycolicibacterium crocinum DNA window includes the following coding sequences:
- a CDS encoding molybdopterin-containing oxidoreductase family protein — MQTVRSFCRVCTSVCGILVDVDGDQVLRVRGDQEHPFSQGYTCAKGRALPLLHHHPARLEKPRMRVDGQLQDTTWDVCLDDLATRLKAIIDEHGPHSVGFYFSTMESAGFRMAEALHAAIGTPAKFSPLTIDGTAKPLVSDLVGGFMGLSGRTDLDNCDFLMLVGVNPVVSHGHAISMPNPTGTVRDIARRGQVWVIDPRRTETARLATGHLAPRPSTDHAVLAYLVREILRDGRKTDVPVQGWDELTAAVEPFTVEHTATLCDVAETDLTTLSAAVRGARCVAVETGTGVTMTAERGNVTQWLAWVLMILTGAMNRPGGTWFHPGFAYQLEAFGEFLPVTPIEGAFGPGPRSRPEAQAFINEWPCAVLPDEIAAGNIRALINVGGSLVTSFPETGKLIPALQHLEVFATTEIVNNETTELATHVLPTKDPLERPDITLHDILSSRVSVQHTPAVVAPVGERRSMWWVFAELGRRLGYDMGSLGDPDRSSDDDVLSVLLAGARCSFEEVVAKGWAEVPQDLPAQWVDDHINRMGGWRLAPPLLVDQLTGLKPIPAPLVMVPRRQRKKLNGQLDFLGEPAEIMINPDDGAAAGVVGGRPVTVRSANGELTGVARLDASIRRGVVSIPQGHHEANVNRLTSKDDIDTVTGMVRYSGIPVSLHPA, encoded by the coding sequence ATGCAAACGGTGCGCAGCTTCTGTCGGGTCTGCACTTCGGTCTGCGGCATCCTCGTCGACGTCGACGGCGACCAGGTATTGCGCGTCCGCGGCGATCAGGAACATCCGTTCTCGCAGGGCTATACGTGCGCGAAAGGCCGTGCGCTGCCGCTGTTGCACCACCATCCCGCGCGTCTGGAGAAGCCGCGTATGCGGGTCGACGGGCAGCTGCAGGACACCACCTGGGACGTGTGCCTGGACGACCTGGCGACTCGACTCAAAGCGATCATCGACGAGCACGGACCTCACTCCGTCGGCTTCTACTTCAGCACGATGGAAAGCGCCGGCTTCCGGATGGCCGAGGCCCTGCACGCTGCGATCGGCACGCCGGCCAAGTTCAGTCCGCTCACCATCGACGGCACCGCCAAGCCACTGGTTTCCGACCTGGTTGGTGGTTTCATGGGCCTGTCGGGACGAACGGACCTCGACAACTGCGACTTCCTCATGCTTGTCGGCGTCAATCCGGTGGTGTCGCACGGGCACGCGATCTCGATGCCCAACCCGACCGGCACAGTGCGCGATATCGCCAGGCGCGGGCAGGTTTGGGTGATCGACCCGCGGCGTACCGAGACCGCGCGGCTGGCCACCGGTCATCTGGCGCCACGGCCCAGCACAGACCACGCGGTGCTGGCGTACCTCGTCCGCGAAATCCTGCGCGACGGCAGGAAAACCGATGTGCCCGTGCAAGGTTGGGACGAACTGACCGCGGCCGTCGAGCCATTCACCGTCGAGCACACCGCGACGTTGTGCGACGTCGCCGAGACCGATCTGACGACGCTGTCGGCCGCCGTGCGTGGTGCCCGGTGCGTGGCCGTCGAAACCGGCACAGGCGTCACCATGACCGCCGAGCGCGGCAACGTCACCCAGTGGCTGGCCTGGGTACTGATGATTCTCACCGGGGCGATGAACCGTCCCGGTGGAACCTGGTTTCATCCCGGATTCGCCTATCAGCTCGAGGCTTTCGGCGAATTCCTGCCGGTCACACCGATCGAGGGAGCCTTCGGCCCCGGCCCGCGGAGCCGGCCGGAAGCGCAGGCTTTCATCAACGAATGGCCGTGCGCCGTGCTGCCCGACGAGATCGCCGCAGGCAACATCCGCGCGCTGATCAATGTGGGCGGCAGCCTCGTCACGTCGTTCCCGGAGACCGGGAAGCTGATCCCGGCGCTGCAGCACCTCGAGGTATTCGCCACCACCGAGATCGTCAACAACGAAACGACTGAATTGGCAACGCATGTGCTGCCGACCAAGGACCCGCTGGAACGACCCGACATCACCCTGCACGACATCCTCAGCTCGCGAGTCTCGGTGCAGCACACCCCCGCTGTCGTGGCCCCGGTCGGCGAGCGCCGTTCGATGTGGTGGGTGTTCGCCGAGTTGGGTCGACGGCTGGGATACGACATGGGATCACTCGGCGATCCCGACCGCAGCTCCGACGACGACGTGCTGTCGGTCTTGCTCGCAGGCGCCCGGTGCTCGTTCGAGGAGGTGGTCGCCAAGGGCTGGGCCGAGGTCCCGCAGGACCTGCCTGCGCAATGGGTCGACGACCACATCAACCGGATGGGCGGCTGGCGGCTGGCCCCGCCACTGCTTGTCGATCAGCTGACCGGGTTGAAGCCGATACCCGCACCGCTGGTGATGGTGCCGCGCCGTCAGCGCAAGAAGCTCAACGGGCAGCTCGACTTCCTCGGTGAACCGGCCGAGATCATGATCAACCCGGACGACGGCGCGGCCGCCGGTGTCGTCGGGGGTCGGCCGGTGACCGTGCGCAGCGCCAACGGCGAATTGACCGGTGTGGCAAGGCTCGACGCGTCGATCAGGCGCGGCGTCGTCTCGATTCCGCAAGGCCATCACGAGGCCAACGTCAATCGGCTCACCAGCAAGGACGACATCGACACCGTGACCGGCATGGTCCGCTACTCCGGCATTCCAGTCAGCCTGCACCCCGCCTGA
- a CDS encoding cyclase family protein: MTTVDEPRSYPKFGADIMQRPLRVVDLTREIFEGMPMWFGHQKTFINTNQTHEQFKTTYNTHLGFEAHNLLISEHAGTHTDAVFEYDPHGPTIDKSPLEYYYGEAICLDLRSVQYPDYITPADLESALAASGQEIRKGDTVILYTGYGDATYPNLAYTEKHTGLNRDAALWLAEKGVVNIAVDNVAIDHADDSDFSGHKVCGEYGIVNTEGLANLHQVVNQRFLYFGLPLFIRNGTGSPIRAVAVFTD, encoded by the coding sequence ATGACGACCGTCGACGAGCCCCGCAGCTACCCGAAGTTCGGTGCCGACATCATGCAACGCCCACTGCGAGTGGTTGATCTCACCCGTGAGATCTTCGAAGGCATGCCGATGTGGTTCGGCCACCAGAAGACCTTCATCAACACCAATCAAACCCACGAGCAATTCAAGACCACATACAACACCCATCTCGGCTTCGAGGCGCACAATCTGCTGATCAGCGAGCACGCGGGCACCCACACCGACGCCGTGTTCGAATATGACCCGCACGGGCCCACCATCGACAAGTCGCCACTGGAGTACTACTACGGCGAGGCGATCTGCCTCGACCTGCGCTCGGTCCAGTACCCCGACTACATCACTCCTGCCGATCTGGAGTCGGCCCTGGCCGCAAGCGGGCAGGAGATTCGCAAGGGCGACACCGTGATCCTCTACACCGGCTACGGCGATGCCACGTATCCGAACCTGGCTTACACCGAAAAGCACACCGGTCTGAACCGCGACGCGGCGCTCTGGTTGGCAGAGAAAGGCGTCGTCAACATCGCGGTGGACAACGTCGCCATCGATCACGCCGATGACAGTGACTTCTCCGGCCACAAGGTGTGCGGTGAGTACGGCATCGTCAACACGGAGGGGCTTGCCAACCTGCACCAGGTGGTCAATCAGCGGTTCCTGTACTTCGGGCTGCCCCTGTTCATCCGCAACGGCACTGGTTCGCCGATCCGCGCCGTCGCCGTCTTCACGGACTAG
- a CDS encoding MmoB/DmpM family protein yields MSSHVARSVVGIEMMAGEECDAIVAAVVQDIPTASVVQIPGMVLLDVPDRMVIHAATVSDYLGRDWDSRDLNQVVSAYRGYFTRWDADQVVLSWDADDPGDDVRV; encoded by the coding sequence ATGAGCTCGCACGTCGCTCGCTCGGTGGTGGGCATCGAAATGATGGCAGGCGAGGAATGCGATGCCATCGTCGCTGCCGTCGTCCAAGACATTCCCACCGCTTCGGTCGTCCAGATTCCTGGGATGGTGTTGCTCGACGTCCCTGACCGCATGGTGATCCACGCCGCGACCGTCTCGGACTACCTGGGTCGGGACTGGGACAGTCGCGACCTGAACCAGGTCGTCTCGGCCTACCGGGGCTACTTCACCCGCTGGGACGCCGACCAGGTCGTGTTGTCCTGGGACGCTGACGATCCCGGAGACGATGTCCGTGTATGA
- a CDS encoding purine-cytosine permease family protein — protein sequence MSVSTPPAAGGVDQVGRIETRGVDYIPEAERHSKPRELTAVFFGTQLCFGIIVLGYLPVSFGLGWWGSITSTLVGLAVGSAMFAPLALLSTRTGTNSAVSSGAHFGVVGRIVGSLVGIFTAIGFYALTVWTGGQALVAGLNRLVGLPDSAAVSAVAYALIAALTLLVAIYGHANVVLANRILVPTMGILLLVGVVVLAPKFVAAGPGTELLLGSYPATWLLSATTAASLPISYSPYVGDYTRYISARRYRPAVVMAAAGGGMFFGCAVALCFAIYVAMAFPPDVRDWVAGFVSVSPTAFTAAIVVIALIGSCAQAALCVYGTGLDTSSIFPRLKRVPATLLIGAAGTVLVYIGAFVYNLVAAATAFLILLLVVTAPWLVINLLGYAFSRGRYYTQDLQVFNLQPRIAGGAYWFTRGWNIAGMAAWLVSTVIGMMFVNTTLYVGPWANAAGGIDLSFISAAVIGGVLYSILAHAIPGSIVVPDAVSEENDVARLHALMSQVPTITPEREPITRAVPVADAT from the coding sequence ATGTCTGTCTCAACACCACCCGCCGCTGGCGGCGTCGACCAAGTCGGCCGCATCGAAACCCGTGGCGTCGACTACATACCCGAGGCCGAACGCCATTCCAAACCCCGGGAACTGACCGCCGTCTTCTTCGGAACCCAATTGTGCTTTGGGATCATCGTTTTGGGCTACTTGCCGGTTTCCTTCGGACTGGGTTGGTGGGGCTCCATCACCTCTACGCTGGTCGGTCTGGCGGTCGGGTCGGCGATGTTCGCCCCGCTCGCACTGCTGAGCACCCGCACCGGCACCAACAGTGCGGTCAGCAGTGGTGCCCACTTCGGGGTGGTCGGCCGTATCGTCGGCTCACTGGTGGGTATCTTCACTGCCATCGGCTTCTACGCCTTGACGGTGTGGACCGGCGGTCAAGCGCTCGTGGCCGGGCTGAACAGACTCGTAGGGTTGCCGGACAGCGCCGCGGTGTCGGCTGTGGCCTACGCCCTCATCGCCGCCCTGACGCTGTTGGTGGCGATCTACGGACATGCCAACGTCGTACTCGCCAACCGAATTCTGGTTCCGACGATGGGAATTCTGCTGCTCGTCGGTGTCGTCGTGCTCGCTCCGAAGTTCGTCGCCGCCGGACCCGGCACAGAGTTGCTGCTGGGCAGCTATCCCGCCACCTGGCTGTTGTCGGCGACCACTGCAGCCTCTCTGCCGATTTCGTACTCGCCCTACGTCGGTGATTACACCCGCTACATCAGTGCTCGCCGTTACCGGCCCGCCGTGGTCATGGCCGCCGCCGGCGGGGGCATGTTCTTCGGCTGCGCGGTGGCGCTGTGCTTCGCCATCTACGTCGCCATGGCCTTCCCCCCTGACGTGAGGGACTGGGTCGCAGGGTTCGTGTCGGTGTCACCCACCGCTTTCACCGCCGCGATCGTTGTGATTGCCCTGATCGGTTCCTGCGCACAAGCCGCCTTGTGCGTATACGGCACCGGCCTGGACACCTCGTCGATCTTTCCGCGGCTCAAGCGGGTTCCCGCGACGCTGTTGATCGGCGCCGCGGGGACGGTGCTGGTCTATATCGGAGCCTTCGTCTACAACCTGGTCGCCGCGGCCACCGCGTTCCTGATCCTTCTGCTTGTGGTGACCGCACCGTGGCTGGTCATCAACCTGCTGGGGTATGCCTTCAGCCGCGGCCGCTACTACACCCAGGATCTCCAGGTCTTCAATCTGCAGCCGCGAATCGCCGGTGGTGCCTACTGGTTCACCCGGGGCTGGAATATCGCCGGCATGGCAGCGTGGCTGGTCTCGACTGTCATCGGCATGATGTTCGTCAACACGACCCTCTACGTCGGGCCGTGGGCCAACGCCGCCGGCGGGATCGACCTGAGCTTCATCTCCGCCGCGGTCATCGGGGGAGTGCTCTATTCCATCCTGGCGCATGCGATCCCAGGCAGCATTGTCGTCCCTGACGCGGTCAGCGAAGAGAACGACGTCGCACGGCTGCACGCCCTGATGTCCCAGGTGCCCACCATCACCCCGGAGCGAGAGCCGATCACCCGCGCAGTACCGGTCGCCGACGCCACCTGA
- a CDS encoding M20/M25/M40 family metallo-hydrolase, whose product MTFGELSPGVEDVVALTQHLVRIDTSNPGGAEKPAAELVADVLAGIGIGCHWFEPEPGRVSIVGRIAGRDPTLPALLLHAHLDVVPAIDSDWTRDPFGGDLHDGYIWGRGTVDMKGPVAITLAALQRLSRRGQPPRRDVVLAFFADEEAGGALGAGYVTQSSPELFADCAEAIGEVGGFSHTLTTDHRGYFVSTAEKGVWWARLRASGVAGHGSMINPDNSINTLAQALVRLADLTAPAPIRTTATDSLIERLREVLAEPVVDDDLLACLGHFDRMIRAGRHNTINATQVSGGYKTNVVPAEASATIDARFLPGHDCSFQRQLTEIIGPAVALETLYHGPAVEAAMDTPLLGAIAEALRGSDPMATVLPYMSTAFTDAKWLHRLGIQCYGFTPMRLPDDLDFTALFHGANERVPVDSLRFGVDVLSRLLTSY is encoded by the coding sequence GTGACCTTCGGCGAGCTCAGTCCCGGCGTCGAGGATGTCGTCGCCCTGACGCAGCATCTGGTCCGCATCGACACCTCCAACCCGGGGGGTGCGGAGAAGCCCGCGGCCGAGCTGGTCGCGGACGTTCTGGCCGGGATCGGAATTGGCTGCCACTGGTTCGAACCCGAACCGGGCCGGGTCTCGATCGTCGGCCGGATTGCTGGGCGCGACCCGACGTTACCGGCTCTGCTGCTGCATGCCCACCTCGACGTGGTACCCGCGATTGATTCGGATTGGACCCGTGACCCGTTCGGTGGCGACCTGCACGATGGCTATATCTGGGGTCGCGGCACGGTGGACATGAAGGGCCCGGTGGCCATCACCCTGGCTGCACTGCAACGGCTTTCGCGACGGGGGCAGCCGCCGCGGCGAGACGTGGTCTTGGCGTTCTTCGCCGACGAAGAAGCTGGTGGAGCATTGGGCGCCGGTTACGTGACTCAAAGCAGCCCGGAGCTGTTCGCCGATTGCGCCGAGGCGATCGGCGAAGTGGGTGGGTTCAGTCACACCCTGACGACCGATCATCGTGGGTACTTCGTCTCGACCGCGGAAAAGGGCGTCTGGTGGGCGCGGCTACGTGCCAGCGGCGTGGCCGGCCACGGCAGCATGATCAATCCGGACAATTCGATAAACACGCTGGCTCAGGCTTTGGTCCGGCTCGCCGACCTAACCGCGCCGGCTCCCATCAGGACGACTGCCACCGACAGTCTGATCGAGCGGCTCCGCGAGGTCCTGGCTGAACCGGTCGTGGACGACGACCTGCTCGCGTGTTTGGGTCACTTCGATCGGATGATCCGGGCCGGACGTCACAACACGATCAACGCAACCCAGGTCAGCGGTGGTTACAAGACCAATGTCGTTCCTGCCGAAGCCAGTGCCACGATCGACGCCCGATTCCTGCCCGGCCACGACTGCTCGTTCCAGCGGCAACTCACCGAGATCATCGGGCCCGCGGTCGCCCTCGAAACGCTGTATCACGGGCCGGCCGTCGAAGCCGCAATGGACACCCCGTTGCTGGGAGCGATCGCCGAGGCACTACGCGGCTCTGACCCGATGGCCACTGTGCTGCCGTATATGAGCACGGCGTTCACCGACGCGAAATGGCTGCACCGATTGGGGATTCAGTGCTACGGGTTCACCCCGATGCGGCTGCCGGACGACCTCGATTTCACGGCGCTGTTCCACGGGGCCAACGAACGCGTGCCGGTCGACTCATTGCGCTTCGGGGTTGATGTGCTCAGCCGACTGTTGACGTCATACTGA
- a CDS encoding (2Fe-2S) ferredoxin domain-containing protein, with product MSVYDDLSSEERIIHVCVNVDCAMRGSEQLRDRLRAAAEEAASDVEVNDYICFAACEQGPNLLIEHQRAFYSDVDPSHAEAIIAHADGGTAVESIDRSDTFIARKIFNMLDAGFKPGDLSLSD from the coding sequence ATGTCCGTGTATGACGACCTGAGTTCCGAGGAACGGATCATCCACGTGTGCGTCAACGTCGACTGTGCAATGCGCGGATCCGAGCAGCTGCGCGATCGGCTCCGGGCTGCGGCCGAAGAGGCGGCCTCCGACGTCGAGGTCAACGACTACATCTGTTTCGCCGCGTGTGAACAGGGTCCCAACTTGTTGATCGAGCATCAGCGGGCCTTCTACAGCGATGTCGATCCCTCCCACGCCGAGGCGATCATTGCCCATGCCGATGGCGGTACTGCCGTCGAAAGCATCGACCGCAGTGACACTTTCATCGCCCGCAAAATCTTCAACATGCTCGACGCGGGATTCAAACCGGGCGACCTGAGCCTTTCGGACTGA
- a CDS encoding wax ester/triacylglycerol synthase domain-containing protein has product MTEFMRSTDAFTWSMEADPRLRSTVVTVILLDRSPDWNIVRERFDLVSRELPMFRQRVVNSPLPAPPRWEYAPDFDLDYHMRRVSAPEPGTLDVVLEMARVAAMSDFDRARPMWEVTLIDRLDGGGAAVLCKFHHALTDGVGGVQIAMRIFDLDEEPRVMDPIPAAPAVPVPEPLTGYRDALRYNAGLIGTLVSESAKIAPRLLFNMIRRPLQTAESAGELAASVYRTVRPVNKPGSPLMTDRTMVRRLGVLDVPMPRLREAAHRSGGALNDAFVAGVAGALRRYHDKHGVGVYDLHLTMPISLRTEDDGAGGNRITLMRFDVPAGITDPARRIKSIHECTGRVRHEKSIPYTQLIASALNTMPRWYIGSILRHVDFLCSDVPGVPVPVYLGGAAVRKQYAFGPTIGSAVNVTLLTYVDTCALGIDVDAGAIPEFEEFCDCLADSFDEVLALAD; this is encoded by the coding sequence ATGACCGAATTCATGCGCAGCACAGACGCGTTCACCTGGTCGATGGAAGCCGATCCGAGGCTGAGATCGACAGTGGTGACGGTGATTCTTCTCGACCGGTCCCCCGACTGGAATATTGTGCGCGAGCGGTTCGATCTGGTCAGCCGCGAACTGCCGATGTTCCGTCAGCGGGTGGTGAACTCACCGCTACCGGCCCCGCCGCGGTGGGAGTACGCCCCCGACTTCGACCTGGACTATCACATGCGCCGGGTGTCGGCGCCCGAACCCGGAACGCTCGATGTCGTGCTCGAGATGGCCCGGGTGGCCGCGATGTCCGACTTCGACCGGGCTCGGCCGATGTGGGAGGTCACCCTGATCGACCGTCTCGATGGCGGCGGCGCCGCGGTGCTGTGCAAATTCCATCACGCGCTGACCGACGGTGTCGGTGGCGTTCAGATCGCAATGCGGATCTTCGACCTCGACGAGGAACCCCGGGTCATGGACCCGATACCGGCAGCGCCGGCCGTCCCCGTGCCGGAGCCCCTGACTGGTTACCGTGACGCCCTGCGCTACAACGCAGGTCTGATCGGCACACTGGTCAGCGAGTCAGCCAAGATCGCTCCACGGTTGTTGTTCAACATGATTCGACGCCCGCTGCAGACCGCGGAGTCGGCAGGTGAACTGGCGGCATCGGTGTATCGGACCGTCCGCCCGGTGAACAAGCCGGGTTCACCGCTGATGACAGACCGCACAATGGTCCGCCGGTTGGGTGTGCTCGACGTGCCGATGCCGCGGCTTCGGGAGGCCGCCCACCGAAGCGGTGGCGCGCTCAACGACGCGTTCGTTGCGGGCGTCGCCGGTGCGCTGCGCCGCTATCACGACAAGCACGGCGTCGGGGTCTACGACCTACACCTGACCATGCCGATCAGCCTGCGCACGGAGGATGACGGCGCGGGCGGCAACCGGATCACCCTGATGCGTTTCGACGTTCCGGCCGGCATCACCGATCCGGCCCGGCGGATCAAGAGCATTCACGAATGCACCGGCCGCGTTCGTCACGAAAAGTCGATTCCCTACACGCAATTGATCGCCAGTGCGCTCAACACGATGCCTCGCTGGTACATCGGGTCGATTCTGCGCCACGTCGACTTCCTGTGCAGTGACGTCCCCGGGGTGCCCGTCCCGGTGTATCTGGGCGGTGCGGCGGTGCGCAAGCAGTACGCCTTCGGCCCGACCATTGGTTCAGCGGTCAACGTCACCCTGCTGACCTACGTGGACACCTGCGCGCTGGGCATCGACGTCGACGCCGGCGCCATCCCCGAGTTCGAGGAGTTCTGCGACTGTCTTGCAGACAGTTTCGACGAAGTCCTGGCGCTCGCTGATTAG
- a CDS encoding NADH-ubiquinone oxidoreductase-F iron-sulfur binding region domain-containing protein — protein MTAELLLPPYRHGLDDYLAQGGYHVLTAVVAGPDQGQTVLARTTLSGLGGAHFPFARKFTAVLDQPAPRAVLCNAAEDEPGSGKDRALLSINPHVVIEGTLIAAAALHATDVVFYVSATSTSEMASLTAGLAESGVESLLSDIEVRIVTAPDRYVAGEASAAINVVDGGDGKPTGQPPYPSERGIGGRPTLVANAETLANLPRIIRAAQRGEDPVWTRLATVTGDVVAPGVYEIRPDVDTFITLIARAGGLSGDGQLKAVQPGGPSSSFLPADAAGIAVCDADIRSAGSQPGCLAVRVVASNTCVVEICEEITDFFARQQCGQCPPCRMKTQTYQRTVQQVASGKGSWELLDKLAHVEEFVIDMPRKCSLIDMPTPPVDSARSLFPADFAAHIEHGRCAANLTATPAAH, from the coding sequence ATGACCGCTGAACTGTTGTTGCCGCCATATAGGCACGGCCTCGATGACTACCTGGCCCAAGGTGGCTACCACGTCCTCACCGCCGTGGTGGCCGGCCCCGACCAGGGTCAGACCGTGCTGGCCCGCACAACTCTGTCGGGTCTGGGCGGAGCGCATTTCCCGTTCGCCCGCAAGTTCACCGCAGTGCTCGACCAGCCGGCACCACGTGCTGTGCTGTGCAATGCCGCTGAGGATGAACCCGGCAGCGGAAAGGATCGCGCGCTGCTGTCCATCAATCCACACGTCGTCATCGAAGGCACTCTGATCGCTGCGGCCGCTCTGCACGCAACCGATGTGGTGTTCTACGTCAGCGCGACATCGACGAGTGAAATGGCGAGCCTCACAGCCGGATTGGCCGAAAGTGGTGTCGAGTCGCTGCTGTCGGACATCGAGGTCCGGATCGTCACTGCGCCGGACCGGTACGTCGCCGGAGAGGCCAGCGCGGCGATCAACGTCGTCGACGGAGGCGACGGTAAGCCGACCGGACAGCCGCCGTACCCGAGCGAACGAGGAATTGGCGGACGGCCCACCCTGGTCGCCAACGCGGAGACGCTCGCCAATCTGCCGCGCATCATCCGTGCAGCCCAGCGCGGCGAGGACCCGGTGTGGACCAGACTAGCGACTGTCACCGGGGATGTCGTCGCCCCAGGGGTGTACGAGATCCGGCCCGATGTGGACACGTTCATCACACTGATCGCCCGTGCCGGCGGACTGAGTGGCGATGGCCAACTCAAGGCGGTGCAGCCTGGCGGCCCCTCGAGCAGTTTCCTGCCTGCCGACGCTGCCGGGATCGCGGTGTGTGACGCCGACATTCGGTCGGCCGGTTCGCAACCCGGCTGCCTGGCGGTGCGTGTCGTGGCCAGCAACACCTGTGTCGTCGAGATCTGCGAAGAGATCACCGATTTCTTCGCTCGCCAACAGTGCGGGCAGTGCCCGCCCTGCCGAATGAAGACCCAGACCTATCAGCGGACCGTCCAGCAGGTCGCCTCAGGAAAGGGGTCGTGGGAGCTGCTGGACAAGCTCGCCCACGTCGAAGAGTTCGTCATCGACATGCCCCGTAAGTGTTCCCTCATCGACATGCCGACGCCGCCGGTCGATTCAGCCCGCTCCCTGTTTCCCGCCGATTTCGCAGCCCACATCGAACACGGTCGCTGTGCTGCGAACCTCACCGCTACTCCCGCCGCCCATTAA
- a CDS encoding RidA family protein: MTQVDDILNPLTRQRLMPPGSWDWHIPTPFSQGWRVGDTIFVGGQLSADEHGNVVGEGDIEVQTRNVFDAVTRVLDEGGATWSDVVKLNTYYCCDETGDAVREFWEKMTRVRLEYLPTPGPAGTAVRVAGLMYDGFLIEVEAIAVVGSGKFLVP; encoded by the coding sequence ATGACTCAGGTCGACGACATCCTCAACCCGCTCACCCGTCAGCGCCTCATGCCGCCGGGCTCGTGGGACTGGCACATTCCGACACCGTTCTCCCAAGGATGGCGAGTCGGTGACACCATTTTCGTCGGCGGGCAATTGTCGGCCGACGAACACGGCAACGTCGTCGGTGAAGGTGACATCGAAGTCCAAACGCGCAACGTCTTCGATGCGGTCACCCGTGTCCTCGACGAGGGCGGAGCCACGTGGAGCGACGTCGTCAAACTCAACACCTACTATTGCTGTGACGAAACAGGGGACGCCGTAAGGGAATTCTGGGAGAAGATGACGCGGGTCCGACTGGAGTATCTGCCCACACCCGGGCCCGCCGGCACCGCGGTGCGGGTGGCCGGATTGATGTACGACGGATTTCTCATCGAGGTGGAGGCGATCGCCGTAGTCGGCAGCGGCAAGTTCCTGGTGCCGTGA